One segment of Chloracidobacterium sp. DNA contains the following:
- the gyrA gene encoding DNA gyrase subunit A, whose product MDEQKLITANIEDEMRRSYLDYAMSVIIGRALPDVRDGFKPVHRRVLWTMHELGNTYNKPYKKSARVVGDTIGKYHPHGDQAVYDTIVRLAQDFSMRVPLIDGQGNFGSVDGDAPAAMRYTEVRLARIAEAMLADIEKETVDFQENYDGSLREPVVLPTRFPNLLVNGSSGIAVGMATNIPPHNLAEVLDATIYLVNNPTATVDDLMKFIQGPDFPTAGFICGRKGIRDAYMTGRGSITMRARAAIDYVGGKGERERQAIVVTELPYQVNKAKLLEKIAELVNEKRLEDIADLRDESDREGMRIVIELKRGAVAQVVLNNLYKLTPMQTNFGIINLAIVNGRPQLLDLAEMLRHFVEHRREVVRRRTAFELRKAEARAHILEGLKKALDVLDAVIALIRTAKSSAEAREGLTTRFAFSQLQAQAILEMQLQKLTGLERQKIVDEYESIIKRIAELREILEKESVLRAVIVSELQEIRREYSDPRRTQIVDEDTELTIEDLIPNEEVVITITRGGYIKRTPLSAYRTQKRGGTGRRGMATKAEDVVESLYIASTHSFLMIFTTKGQVYKIKVHEIPDAATAGRGKAIVNLIELPEGEKVAGTIPVRDFAAGQFVVLVTRRGMIKKTELVEYANIRSNGIIAMGVEENDELMAVQMSDGAKNILISTFKGQAICFNESDVRPMGRPAYGVIGIRLREDDYVTGMSVVAGTEDILAISELGLGKRTPMSEYPVHHRGGQGVITMRVTERTGGVIKTLPVRDEDQVVVITEKGQLLRVDVKQIRQTGRAAQGVKIINLSEDDKVVDASLVEASGEDMAA is encoded by the coding sequence ATGGATGAGCAGAAACTCATAACGGCGAACATCGAAGATGAAATGCGCCGGAGTTACCTTGACTATGCCATGTCGGTCATCATCGGTCGGGCGCTGCCGGATGTCCGTGATGGCTTCAAACCGGTGCATCGGCGTGTTCTGTGGACGATGCATGAATTGGGCAACACTTACAACAAGCCTTATAAGAAAAGCGCCCGCGTTGTCGGTGACACAATTGGCAAATACCACCCACACGGCGACCAAGCAGTTTATGACACCATTGTTCGGCTGGCGCAGGATTTTTCCATGCGCGTCCCGCTCATTGATGGGCAGGGTAACTTTGGCAGTGTGGATGGCGACGCTCCGGCGGCGATGCGGTACACCGAGGTACGTCTAGCTCGCATCGCGGAAGCAATGCTAGCCGATATTGAGAAGGAAACCGTTGATTTTCAGGAAAACTATGACGGTTCACTCCGCGAGCCGGTCGTGCTGCCGACACGCTTCCCCAACCTGCTGGTCAATGGGTCGTCGGGCATTGCAGTGGGCATGGCGACCAACATTCCGCCGCACAACTTGGCGGAAGTGCTAGATGCGACCATTTATTTGGTCAACAACCCAACGGCGACCGTTGATGACCTGATGAAGTTCATCCAAGGGCCGGACTTTCCAACGGCGGGCTTCATTTGCGGGCGGAAGGGTATTCGTGACGCTTACATGACGGGGCGTGGCTCGATTACGATGCGCGCGCGGGCGGCGATTGATTACGTCGGCGGCAAAGGTGAGCGTGAACGACAGGCGATTGTTGTCACGGAACTGCCCTATCAAGTCAACAAAGCAAAGCTGTTGGAAAAAATCGCCGAGCTTGTCAACGAGAAGCGCCTCGAAGACATCGCCGATCTGCGCGACGAAAGCGACCGCGAAGGAATGCGCATTGTCATCGAACTCAAACGTGGCGCGGTGGCTCAAGTCGTACTCAACAACCTGTACAAGCTGACGCCGATGCAAACCAACTTCGGCATCATCAACCTGGCGATTGTCAACGGCCGGCCGCAACTGCTCGACTTGGCTGAAATGTTGCGGCATTTCGTGGAACACCGACGTGAGGTGGTTCGGCGGCGGACGGCGTTCGAGCTGCGCAAGGCGGAAGCGCGCGCGCATATTCTTGAGGGACTAAAGAAGGCGCTGGATGTTCTCGACGCCGTGATTGCGTTGATTCGCACAGCGAAGTCAAGCGCTGAAGCACGCGAAGGCCTGACGACGCGCTTTGCTTTCAGCCAACTTCAGGCGCAAGCAATTCTGGAAATGCAACTCCAGAAACTGACTGGGCTGGAGCGCCAAAAGATTGTGGATGAGTATGAAAGCATCATCAAGCGCATCGCCGAGTTGCGCGAAATTCTTGAAAAAGAGAGCGTCTTACGTGCCGTCATTGTGAGCGAGTTGCAGGAGATTCGGAGAGAATATAGCGACCCGCGCCGGACGCAGATTGTGGATGAAGACACTGAATTGACAATTGAGGACCTGATTCCGAACGAAGAGGTTGTTATTACGATTACGCGCGGGGGCTATATCAAGCGAACCCCCCTTTCGGCTTACCGGACACAAAAACGCGGCGGTACAGGGCGGCGCGGGATGGCGACCAAGGCTGAAGATGTCGTGGAGTCGCTCTACATTGCCTCGACTCACAGCTTTTTAATGATTTTCACAACGAAGGGGCAGGTTTATAAAATCAAAGTGCATGAGATTCCTGACGCCGCAACGGCTGGGCGCGGCAAGGCGATTGTCAACTTGATTGAATTGCCGGAAGGCGAAAAGGTGGCCGGTACGATTCCGGTTCGGGACTTTGCGGCCGGTCAGTTCGTCGTGTTGGTGACGCGCCGTGGGATGATCAAAAAAACGGAATTGGTTGAGTACGCCAACATCCGCTCAAATGGAATTATCGCCATGGGTGTTGAGGAAAATGATGAGCTGATGGCGGTACAGATGAGCGACGGCGCTAAAAACATTCTTATTTCGACCTTCAAAGGACAAGCAATTTGCTTCAATGAAAGCGACGTACGTCCGATGGGCAGGCCTGCCTATGGCGTCATCGGCATCCGTTTACGTGAGGATGATTATGTGACCGGTATGTCCGTCGTCGCGGGAACTGAGGATATTCTGGCGATATCGGAGCTGGGGCTTGGGAAACGTACGCCGATGTCGGAGTACCCGGTTCATCACCGTGGCGGGCAGGGCGTGATTACTATGCGTGTCACAGAACGTACGGGCGGCGTCATTAAGACGTTACCGGTAAGGGATGAAGATCAGGTGGTCGTCATTACTGAGAAGGGGCAGCTACTCCGAGTGGATGTCAAGCAAATTCGGCAGACCGGACGCGCAGCACAGGGTGTCAAAATCATCAACTTATCTGAGGATGACAAAGTAGTGGACGCTTCGCTTGTTGAGGCTTCGGGAGAGGACATGGCAGCGTAG
- a CDS encoding S1/P1 nuclease produces MSVAAYRNKLWFRLWLILCLLSLGAIPAGAWNQAGHATVAAIAYAHLTPRARMRVDAILKQHPEYPEWTRDAAPEQAALVAFLRAAYWVDDIKFDRRQGFSDREPPPSTHLAYPDMRVHSTWHYLNRPLAAPGVAIPPDFQIVAPDGGALGKIVEIEDILRHSPPDSPRQAYYLAWLIHLVGDVHQPLHTVARCSKNNPGGDQGGNLFIVRPTADTPLDGPYKPNLHAFWDNAALETFSLPAVQSLARALSRVRPSRRRTAAPPARWIDESAQLARDVVYQAGRDDTPEPPVLSPAYKAQAQAVARARVRLAGFRLAALLNRLYDRR; encoded by the coding sequence ATGTCCGTGGCCGCCTATCGTAACAAACTTTGGTTTCGGCTTTGGCTGATTCTATGCCTGCTGAGTTTGGGAGCGATACCGGCCGGGGCGTGGAACCAAGCCGGCCACGCCACCGTCGCCGCTATCGCTTACGCTCACTTGACGCCGCGCGCCCGCATGCGGGTGGACGCCATTCTCAAACAGCACCCGGAATACCCGGAGTGGACGCGCGACGCCGCGCCGGAGCAGGCGGCGCTGGTCGCTTTCCTGCGCGCCGCCTACTGGGTGGACGACATCAAATTCGACCGACGACAGGGCTTCTCCGACCGCGAACCGCCACCCAGCACGCATCTGGCCTACCCGGACATGCGGGTGCATAGTACGTGGCACTACCTCAATCGCCCGCTGGCGGCGCCGGGCGTCGCCATCCCACCCGACTTTCAGATCGTCGCGCCGGACGGCGGCGCGTTGGGCAAGATTGTCGAAATCGAAGACATCCTTCGCCACAGCCCACCGGACAGCCCCCGGCAGGCTTACTACTTGGCGTGGTTGATTCATCTGGTGGGGGACGTACATCAGCCGCTCCATACGGTGGCGCGCTGCTCGAAAAACAACCCCGGAGGCGATCAGGGCGGAAATCTGTTCATCGTACGGCCGACGGCCGACACGCCGCTGGATGGGCCGTACAAGCCGAATTTGCACGCTTTCTGGGACAACGCCGCATTGGAGACGTTTTCGCTGCCGGCCGTGCAGTCCCTGGCGCGTGCGTTGTCCCGCGTTCGCCCATCCCGGCGGCGGACGGCGGCCCCGCCAGCGCGCTGGATTGACGAAAGCGCGCAATTGGCGCGTGACGTGGTTTACCAAGCCGGGCGGGACGACACACCGGAGCCGCCGGTGCTTTCCCCCGCCTACAAGGCGCAGGCGCAAGCCGTCGCCCGCGCACGAGTGCGGCTGGCGGGTTTCCGGTTGGCCGCCCTGCTCAACCGGCTCTACGACCGGCGATGA
- a CDS encoding Uma2 family endonuclease, whose translation MTPQLESTAVASAAITDEAEVTEDLALDLPDEDGVPLESVWHRLQINLLDDCLRQHWRGRRDFLAGGNMFVYYSLEQARRRNSKGLDFFVVKGVDGTLARRSWVVWREGGRLPDVIVELLSPSTQGEDLGAKKVLYERVFRAAEYYCYGPDPSWGMAAELVGRGLVRGRYEALERDGRGWLWSEQLEVWLGEWEGEYHGVASRWLRLYDPTGRLVPTAAEAAEAEAARAQAEAEAARRRAEEERARAEAAEARSAALETEVRRLKAALESRDTE comes from the coding sequence ATGACGCCTCAACTTGAGTCCACCGCCGTTGCATCGGCTGCCATCACCGACGAGGCTGAGGTGACCGAAGACTTGGCGCTTGACCTCCCTGACGAGGATGGCGTTCCTTTGGAAAGCGTCTGGCATCGCCTGCAAATCAACCTGCTCGATGACTGCCTGCGCCAGCACTGGCGTGGGCGGAGAGACTTTCTCGCCGGCGGAAACATGTTTGTGTACTACAGCTTGGAGCAAGCGCGGCGGCGGAACTCCAAAGGGCTGGACTTCTTCGTGGTAAAGGGAGTGGACGGAACGCTGGCGCGGCGGTCGTGGGTGGTGTGGCGGGAAGGCGGGCGACTGCCGGATGTGATTGTGGAGCTGCTGTCCCCTTCAACGCAGGGGGAGGATTTGGGGGCGAAGAAAGTGTTGTACGAGCGGGTGTTTCGGGCGGCGGAGTATTACTGTTACGGCCCTGATCCGAGTTGGGGCATGGCGGCGGAGTTGGTAGGGCGGGGATTGGTGCGTGGGCGGTATGAGGCTTTGGAGCGGGACGGGCGAGGGTGGCTGTGGAGTGAGCAGCTTGAGGTGTGGTTGGGAGAGTGGGAGGGAGAGTACCACGGGGTGGCGAGTCGGTGGTTGCGGTTGTATGACCCGACAGGGCGGCTTGTGCCGACGGCGGCGGAAGCGGCTGAGGCGGAGGCCGCGCGTGCGCAAGCCGAGGCGGAGGCCGCGCGGCGGCGTGCGGAAGAAGAGCGTGCCCGTGCAGAAGCCGCTGAAGCACGGTCGGCGGCGCTGGAAACGGAAGTGCGCCGCCTCAAAGCCGCCTTGGAAAGCAGAGACACTGAATGA
- a CDS encoding pyridoxal phosphate-dependent aminotransferase has translation MVSFRRALRLDQMQASSTMAATAAAARLRAEGHTVIDLGAGEPDFDTPLNIRQAAVRALEEGKTRYTPASGTAELKQAIVDYIAQETGTRYPISAVIVSAGGKQTLFNALVSLINPGDEVVIPAPYWVTFPEIVAFCGGVSVFIPTHEHDFRLTAEMVERVLTPRTKAVILNSPSNPSGVVLPPDAIYDIAELCAARDLWLISDECYYKFVYPPARPFSAASLPASLRERVLVSGSLSKTYAMTGWRIGYALAHPDWIAEMTKVQSHSTSNPTTFAQWAAIEALRGDQSSVTAMLAEYQARRDWIVPALADVPGVRCRRPEGAFYAFPDFSAVLEKTGLRDVDFVQRLLEEAHVVVTAGSSFGAAGYLRISYANSLNNLRRGVENIRTLIQRLT, from the coding sequence ATGGTTTCGTTTCGGCGCGCTTTGCGGCTCGATCAGATGCAAGCCTCTTCAACGATGGCCGCGACGGCGGCGGCGGCGCGGCTCCGCGCCGAAGGGCATACAGTGATTGACTTGGGGGCCGGCGAACCGGATTTCGACACGCCGCTCAACATCCGCCAGGCAGCCGTTCGTGCGCTTGAAGAGGGAAAAACGCGCTACACGCCGGCGTCGGGTACAGCCGAACTCAAACAGGCGATTGTGGATTACATTGCGCAGGAAACCGGAACGCGCTACCCAATCAGCGCGGTCATCGTTTCAGCCGGCGGCAAGCAAACGCTTTTCAACGCACTGGTCAGCCTTATCAATCCGGGCGATGAGGTCGTCATTCCTGCGCCCTACTGGGTGACGTTTCCTGAGATCGTCGCGTTCTGCGGCGGCGTCAGCGTCTTCATCCCGACTCACGAGCATGACTTTCGTTTGACAGCAGAGATGGTGGAGCGCGTCCTCACGCCGCGTACCAAAGCGGTCATCCTTAACTCGCCGTCAAACCCATCGGGTGTTGTCCTGCCGCCGGACGCCATCTATGACATCGCCGAACTGTGTGCGGCGCGCGATCTATGGCTCATTTCAGACGAGTGCTACTACAAGTTCGTCTATCCGCCTGCCCGGCCGTTTTCGGCGGCAAGCCTGCCGGCGAGTTTGCGCGAGCGGGTATTGGTTTCTGGGTCGCTATCGAAGACCTACGCGATGACGGGATGGCGCATCGGCTACGCGCTGGCGCACCCAGACTGGATCGCCGAAATGACCAAGGTACAGAGCCACTCAACCTCAAATCCAACGACTTTCGCCCAATGGGCTGCGATTGAGGCGCTGCGCGGCGACCAAAGTTCCGTAACGGCGATGCTGGCTGAGTATCAAGCCCGCCGCGACTGGATTGTGCCGGCGCTGGCCGATGTGCCCGGCGTCCGGTGTCGGCGGCCGGAAGGCGCATTCTACGCCTTCCCCGACTTTTCGGCTGTCCTTGAGAAAACCGGCTTGCGTGATGTGGACTTCGTCCAACGGCTGCTTGAAGAGGCGCACGTCGTCGTTACCGCCGGTTCATCTTTCGGCGCAGCCGGCTATTTGCGGATTTCTTACGCTAATTCACTCAATAATCTCCGGCGCGGTGTGGAAAACATTCGCACCCTAATCCAACGACTGACTTAG
- a CDS encoding glucose 1-dehydrogenase, translating to MAQTFQNTSALITGGASGIGRAVALAFAAAGAKVAVADRNVEGGRETVARIEAAGGQAVFIPTDITDALAVAEMVKTATHAFGRLDVAVNNAGVLGIPAPLHDTNDEMFDQVLSVNLRGLFLCMKYEIRQMLKQGGGRIVNVASLAGLVGFSGFAPYAASKHGVLGLTKTAALEYAKSNIRVNAVCPSIIETPMTTSEQIPPELVAKYLNAHPMRRAGRPEEVADAVLWLASDGASFINGTALTVDGGAFAQ from the coding sequence ATGGCGCAGACATTTCAGAACACTTCGGCGCTAATCACAGGTGGGGCGTCAGGCATCGGCCGCGCTGTTGCGCTGGCGTTCGCCGCCGCCGGCGCTAAGGTCGCCGTCGCCGACCGGAACGTAGAAGGCGGACGTGAAACCGTTGCGCGAATCGAGGCGGCAGGAGGGCAAGCTGTCTTCATTCCAACGGACATAACAGATGCTCTTGCCGTTGCGGAAATGGTCAAGACCGCGACGCATGCCTTCGGAAGGCTAGATGTCGCCGTCAACAACGCCGGTGTCCTCGGCATACCGGCTCCGCTCCACGACACGAATGACGAGATGTTTGACCAAGTGCTCAGCGTTAACCTGCGCGGCTTGTTTCTGTGTATGAAGTATGAGATTCGCCAAATGCTCAAGCAGGGCGGTGGACGAATTGTGAACGTGGCGTCGCTTGCTGGGCTAGTGGGTTTTTCAGGCTTTGCGCCCTACGCAGCAAGCAAGCATGGTGTTTTGGGGCTGACGAAGACGGCGGCGCTGGAGTACGCCAAGTCCAACATCCGTGTGAACGCGGTGTGTCCCTCCATCATCGAGACGCCGATGACGACAAGCGAGCAGATTCCGCCAGAGTTGGTCGCCAAGTACCTCAATGCCCATCCAATGCGGCGAGCCGGTCGGCCCGAAGAAGTCGCCGACGCTGTGCTATGGCTGGCCTCGGATGGAGCGTCGTTTATCAACGGCACGGCGTTGACCGTGGATGGCGGCGCCTTTGCGCAGTGA
- a CDS encoding energy transducer TonB has translation MSRRLVWVVVWLTVWFAGAQAQSGDAFTVAVLPPRLTDNVGGALGDTMVTALERALAHVGLVVLPRAQVWSAVGDAAPNFNPTCIEAQAMGARVGSAGYVLAALQRGERSTTDRRTVIGGTLHLFAVETRTGRLLASEHLDFIEDRGGFLAAIAPLVEAAAARFAERWRTAQAQLAAAAGRDEINSTAIDLRTGDIPPGVTPPVPQTRIRPKPTDAARSAGVVATVSVEVVVTEGGDVGEVTIVRWAGYGLEAAVEAALRATHFKPATCYGKPVAARFLVDFNFRAASQADRVQSRPHCVAVDQRQRETPAPTGRTRFLKCAVCPVSAGR, from the coding sequence ATGTCGCGTCGGCTAGTGTGGGTTGTCGTTTGGCTGACGGTTTGGTTCGCCGGGGCGCAGGCGCAATCGGGAGATGCGTTTACCGTCGCCGTCCTGCCACCGCGTCTAACGGATAACGTTGGCGGCGCATTGGGGGATACGATGGTAACGGCGCTTGAGCGGGCGCTGGCGCACGTCGGGTTGGTGGTATTGCCGCGCGCGCAGGTGTGGTCGGCCGTCGGCGACGCCGCTCCCAACTTCAATCCAACCTGCATTGAGGCGCAGGCGATGGGCGCGCGGGTAGGGAGCGCCGGGTACGTGCTGGCGGCGCTGCAACGCGGCGAACGCAGTACGACCGACCGGCGAACCGTCATTGGCGGGACGCTGCATCTCTTCGCCGTGGAGACGCGCACCGGGCGGTTGTTGGCGAGCGAACACTTGGATTTTATCGAAGACAGGGGTGGGTTTCTTGCAGCGATAGCGCCGTTGGTGGAAGCGGCGGCGGCGCGTTTCGCTGAACGGTGGCGTACGGCGCAGGCGCAGCTCGCTGCGGCAGCCGGACGGGACGAGATCAACTCAACGGCGATTGACTTACGGACAGGAGACATTCCGCCCGGCGTGACGCCGCCGGTTCCACAAACGCGCATCCGGCCAAAGCCGACGGACGCGGCGCGGAGTGCAGGGGTGGTAGCAACGGTGAGCGTCGAAGTTGTGGTGACGGAAGGCGGTGATGTCGGCGAAGTAACGATTGTGCGTTGGGCCGGCTACGGGTTGGAGGCGGCGGTAGAGGCGGCGCTCCGGGCGACTCATTTCAAACCAGCGACATGTTATGGAAAGCCGGTTGCGGCGCGTTTTCTGGTGGACTTCAACTTTCGGGCGGCCTCCCAAGCAGATAGGGTTCAAAGCCGACCCCACTGCGTCGCAGTAGATCAGCGCCAGCGCGAAACGCCAGCGCCGACCGGGCGTACGCGGTTTCTAAAATGTGCCGTTTGTCCTGTATCGGCTGGTCGCTAA
- a CDS encoding MBL fold metallo-hydrolase, with amino-acid sequence MTPVVPKPASAVILLRQDSSGVWRFFWAKRAEAMPFLGGYHAFLGGRRDPEDSRIPVHYAADAEHAAQCACAVREVFEEAGVMLAESRLTSTEMRLAVRADLMAGRLTFAEVCAQFAVQIDARRFIPAGRWVTPVGVPRRYDTTFFVSPLDDHQEPHLWSAEMVEGNWTTPADALSAWARGDVRLVPPTLHSIRSLYRWIREGAAQQGDFDRLRVLSHDHPAAHGQPPEFIELAPGVVTFPVRTPTLPPATHTNCYLVGEREIIVIDPASPYPDEQARLDAHLTQLAEKTGARLREIWLTHHHPDHVGGAAHLGRRWNVPVAAHPITAALLNGKVTISRTLDDGDVCELPAAPSNDSLTATMCSGWRLRAVFTPGHARGHLCFLEETTGTLLSGDMVVGLGSVLIDPDEGDMADYLASLRRLLGLPIRLIAGGHGPALTEPYAVIESYIAHRLQREAKILAALREGKTTVAALTATVYADTPSALHPLAARSVQAHLIKLAREGKVAWRTTGELELTDVA; translated from the coding sequence ATGACGCCTGTTGTTCCGAAGCCTGCTTCAGCTGTCATTCTACTCCGCCAAGACTCTTCCGGCGTCTGGCGCTTTTTCTGGGCCAAACGCGCCGAAGCTATGCCGTTTCTGGGCGGCTACCATGCGTTCCTTGGCGGTCGCCGTGACCCAGAGGACAGCCGGATTCCGGTGCACTACGCCGCCGACGCCGAACACGCCGCCCAATGCGCCTGCGCTGTGCGCGAGGTCTTTGAAGAAGCCGGCGTGATGCTGGCCGAAAGCCGCCTGACCAGCACGGAAATGCGCCTCGCCGTCCGCGCTGACCTAATGGCCGGACGCCTGACGTTTGCGGAAGTTTGTGCGCAGTTTGCCGTACAGATTGATGCGCGTCGCTTCATCCCCGCCGGTCGGTGGGTGACGCCGGTCGGCGTACCGCGTCGCTACGACACGACGTTCTTTGTCAGCCCCTTGGATGACCACCAAGAGCCGCACCTTTGGTCTGCCGAAATGGTGGAAGGCAACTGGACGACGCCCGCCGATGCACTGAGCGCTTGGGCGCGCGGCGATGTACGGCTTGTGCCGCCGACGCTTCACAGTATCCGCAGCCTCTATCGCTGGATTCGGGAAGGCGCAGCGCAGCAGGGCGATTTTGACCGCCTGCGCGTTTTATCCCACGACCACCCTGCCGCTCACGGTCAGCCGCCGGAGTTTATCGAACTAGCGCCCGGCGTTGTGACATTTCCTGTGCGGACGCCAACGCTCCCCCCAGCGACCCACACAAACTGTTATCTAGTTGGCGAGCGCGAAATTATCGTCATTGACCCGGCTTCACCTTATCCCGACGAACAAGCCCGACTGGACGCTCACTTGACGCAACTGGCTGAAAAAACCGGCGCGCGCTTGCGGGAAATCTGGTTGACGCACCACCACCCAGATCATGTCGGCGGTGCAGCGCATCTAGGCCGGCGCTGGAACGTCCCGGTTGCGGCGCACCCTATTACAGCCGCGCTACTAAACGGTAAAGTGACAATTTCCCGAACGCTGGACGACGGCGATGTCTGTGAACTGCCAGCAGCGCCCAGCAACGACAGTTTGACGGCGACAATGTGCTCCGGCTGGCGGCTGCGCGCCGTCTTCACGCCGGGCCACGCGCGCGGACACCTGTGCTTTCTTGAGGAGACTACCGGCACGCTCCTTAGCGGCGACATGGTGGTGGGGCTGGGGAGCGTCCTGATTGATCCAGACGAGGGCGATATGGCGGACTATCTGGCGTCGCTGCGTCGTCTGTTGGGCTTGCCCATCCGATTGATCGCCGGCGGTCACGGGCCGGCGCTGACTGAACCCTACGCCGTCATTGAAAGCTATATCGCGCATCGCCTACAACGTGAGGCGAAGATTCTGGCGGCGCTTCGGGAAGGAAAAACGACCGTCGCGGCATTGACGGCGACGGTGTATGCCGACACGCCATCCGCGCTGCACCCATTGGCGGCACGGTCGGTACAGGCGCACCTCATCAAACTGGCGCGCGAAGGCAAGGTCGCCTGGCGGACAACTGGCGAACTAGAGCTTACCGACGTTGCCTGA
- the rsmA gene encoding 16S rRNA (adenine(1518)-N(6)/adenine(1519)-N(6))-dimethyltransferase RsmA: MTALPPPRKRFGQHFLRDAGVLRRMLAAAAVTDRDLVLEIGPGRGALTAFLIEQAGGVVAFELDRDLAAWLTARFANTRWRLHTGDVLAADLPACITQGRADFGLPEAPVKVVANLPYNVSTPIIEKLLTVRGLLDDIVVMLQREVVQRLAAVPGTKDYGYFSVIVQAYCDVRRLFDVPPGAFQPPPKVVSSVVRLTPRTQSLVPPDLEHSFQRVVGVAFEQRRKMLGGVLTRFGLTRESVREALAAAGVAPDARPETLSVEAFVRLTQALAAQGCEVAVPSTAVAPTKAG; encoded by the coding sequence ATGACCGCTCTCCCGCCGCCGCGCAAACGATTCGGTCAGCATTTCCTACGCGACGCCGGCGTTTTACGCCGAATGCTGGCCGCCGCCGCCGTCACCGACCGCGATTTGGTCTTGGAAATCGGCCCGGGACGGGGTGCCCTGACGGCGTTCCTCATCGAGCAGGCGGGCGGTGTCGTCGCGTTTGAGCTTGACCGCGATCTCGCCGCTTGGCTGACGGCGCGTTTCGCCAACACACGCTGGCGTTTACACACCGGCGATGTCCTTGCCGCCGATCTTCCCGCCTGCATCACGCAGGGACGCGCCGACTTCGGTTTGCCGGAAGCGCCCGTCAAGGTCGTGGCCAACCTGCCCTACAACGTCTCAACACCGATCATTGAAAAGCTGCTGACCGTCCGGGGTTTGCTGGACGACATCGTGGTGATGCTTCAGCGCGAAGTCGTGCAACGGTTGGCGGCCGTCCCCGGCACGAAGGACTATGGTTACTTTTCGGTCATCGTCCAAGCGTACTGTGACGTTCGGCGTTTGTTTGATGTACCGCCCGGCGCGTTCCAGCCGCCGCCGAAGGTCGTTTCCTCCGTCGTACGCCTCACGCCGCGCACACAAAGCCTTGTCCCGCCCGATTTGGAACACAGCTTTCAGCGGGTCGTCGGCGTCGCCTTTGAACAGCGACGCAAGATGCTCGGCGGCGTTCTGACACGATTTGGGCTGACGCGGGAGAGCGTCCGCGAGGCGCTGGCGGCGGCGGGCGTTGCGCCCGACGCCCGGCCTGAAACGCTTTCCGTAGAAGCGTTTGTCCGGCTGACGCAAGCTTTGGCGGCTCAGGGCTGCGAGGTCGCCGTTCCTTCGACTGCCGTTGCGCCAACTAAAGCCGGTTAA